The following proteins are co-located in the Solanum pennellii chromosome 8, SPENNV200 genome:
- the LOC107028597 gene encoding protein tesmin/TSO1-like CXC 2, with translation MDSPEPSSVINATINTTLSSDPGPAQDSPVFNYISNLSPIQPVKGAPIVQDFSGLNSPPLLLTSPRINTHSRSSLLKRSQFPKLSTEVFSGKNEDYNNAITDSDGTGVFIYPLRSGLSPSVQKVSDNNISVHEQSGTPISCVDEFLVDVSNSESGNPSNSNNTSPKVADSIPQPPNSAEDSKVPVVSIASKDERKDEIPEDAAHVVVEQAEEDNKGKSPSNQKYTVVYSTSNPDLPSLGLCTKIVPGFDAHSSLHNHYGDRQMAQLSRAGHTMLDEASNIPIKSLETARDCRDDNNKISTMSIVPDDDILQHDSQTKASQHQSGISRRCLQFEDAQQKMAPASSSSQNASGIVSCSIQPVSPAVIEVVEPVLSNRSSTTSNRRLTQLVSSSVNSESLNVKVSKPSGIGLHLNSIVNGMEAGSGVTVSVKSTQRGNLSIRGKKLTSMMSCHPSKNLKNCLISSNVVGSNLTSGDNDGIHESYRSDAESAAASLSHNNAKPLNDTVLLKPTEHTPSNKRKLNSEHIDSNMDYNQSSPQKKRKKTSDGNDGDGCKRCNCKKTKCLKLYCDCFAAGVYCVDSCTCQGCLNRPEYEDTVLDVRQQIQSRNPLAFAPKIVQHSTSSPANILGEGVASFTPSSARHKRGCNCKKSMCLKKYCECYQANVGCSSGCRCEGCKNVFGPKEDYGIDLVNKHCITERLERSVEEEVEMVTATSGLLQSGPINECNSTPLTPSFRRSNNVDASKSWFTSGRYLSSPESGQANTAPYGLSPGSPRSSNNHDIHQESTGDMLDLVTFDHELSYGNAKLANEISPGFNVTGNMDDILALPKSQDWACNSGGQLIPQTVHFQSTDPLSWRNSPMTHMTQFDGSGMNALELLDSDKKPYVLEDDTPEILKDSSIPQIGVKVNSPNKKRVSPPYRHLNEIGSSSPGGGLKSGRKFILRAVPSFPPLSPCIQSKNVAAHSTNNSEKDSSSK, from the exons ATGGATTCCCCTGAACCTTCATCAGTAATCAACGCTACCATCAATACTACGTTGTCTTCAGACCCTGGACCTGCCCAA GATTCACCCGTCTTCAATTATATTAGCAACCTCTCTCCCATACAGCCTGTCAAGGGCGCTCCAATTGTGCAAGATTTCTCAGGGCTGAATTCTCCTCCTCTTCTGCTTACCTCACCCCGAATTAATACACACAGTCGATCGAGCCTTTTGAAAAg GAGCCAGTTTCCTAAATTATCCACTGAAGTGTTTTCTGGGAAGAATGAGGATTATAACAATGCTATCACAGATTCAGACGGCACTGGAGTATTTATTTATCCATTGAGAAGTGGACTAAGCCCTTCTGTTCAGAAAGTATCTGATAATAACATATCTGTGCATGAGCAAAGTGGAACTCCCATAAGCTGTGTGGATGAATTCTTAGTTGATGTTTCAAACTCAGAGTCTGGCAATCcttcaaattcaaataatacGAGCCCAAAAGTGGCTGATAGCATTCCTCAACCTCCAAATAGTGCAGAAGATTCAAAGGTACCTGTCGTTAGCATTGCAAGTAAAGATGAAAGAAAAGACGAGATTCCAGAAGATGCAGCCCATGTTGTTGTAGAGCAAGCTGAAGAGGACAATAAGGGAAAGTCCCCATCCAATCAGAAATATACCGTGGTTTACAGTACCTCCAATCCTGACCTGCCATCTCTTGGTTTATGCACAAAGATTGTTCCTGGCTTTGATGCTCATAGTTCGTTGCATAATCATTATGGTGACCGACAAATGGCTCAG CTTTCAAGGGCTGGCCACACTATGTTGGACGAGGCTTCTAATATACCGATCAAATCTCTGGAGACTGCACGTGATTGCagagatgataataataagattAGCACAATGTCAATTGTACCTGATGATGACATTCTGCAGCATGATTCTCAAACCAAG GCTAGTCAACATCAAAGCGGAATAAGTAGGCGCTGTCTCCAATTTGAAGATGCTCAACAGAAGATGGCACCAGCTAGCTCAAGTTCACAGAATGCTTCAGGTATTGTGAGCTGTTCAATACAACCAGTCAGTCCTGCTGTCATAGAGGTTGTAGAACCAGTTTTATCGAATAGATCATCAACTACAAGCAATAGGCGATTGACCCAACTGGTATCTTCCTCTGTTAATTCTGAAAGCCTAAATGTGAAAGTCTCCAAGCCATCTGGTATTGGTTTGCACTTAAATAGTATAGTTAATGGTATGGAAGCTGGTTCTGGTGTAACTGTAAGTGTGAAATCAACTCAGAGGGGAAACTTGAGCATTCGGGGGAAGAAGTTGACCTCCATGATGAGCTGTCACCCTTCTAAGAACTTGAAGAATTGCTTGATATCTTCGAATGTGGTTGGGAGCAACTTGACAAGTGGTGACAATGACGGTATACATGAAAGTTATAGGTCAGATGCAGAAAGTGCTGCAGCTTCTTTGTCACATAATAATGCAAAACCTTTAAATGACACGGTGCTCTTGAAGCCAACAGAGCATACTCCAAGTAACAAAAGGAAACTTAACTCTGAACACATCGACAGCAATATGGATTACAATCAGTCAAGCCCCCAAAAGAAAAG GAAGAAAACCTCAGATGGAAATGATGGTGATGGGTGCAAACGCTGCAATTGCAAGAAGACTAAGTGCTTGAAACT TTATTGTGATTGCTTTGCTGCTGGAGTATATTGTGTGGACTCTTGCACTTGCCAAGGCTGCTTGAACAGACCAGAATATGAAGACACTGTTCTTGATGTGCGGCAGCAAATCCAGTCTCGGAATCCCCTGGCATTTGCTCCAAAAATTGTGCAGCATTCCACTAGTTCCCCTGCAAACATTCTTGGG GAGGGTGTAGCAAGTTTTACGCCTTCCTCTGCAAGGCACAAAAGAGGGTGCAACTGCAAGAAGTCAATGTGTTTGAAAAAGTACTGTGAGTGCTATCAG GCTAATGTTGGATGTTCCAGCGGATGCCGCTGCGAAGGGTGTAAAAATGTCTTTGGTCCGAAGGAAG ATTATGGTATAGATTTGGTGAATAAACACTGCATCACTGAAAGATTGGAGAGGTCAGTTGAGGAAGAGGTAGAGATGGTGACAGCTACAAGTGGGTTATTGCAAAGTGGTCCAATAAATGAATGCAACTCAACTCCCTTGACACCTTCATTCCGGCGCTCAAA CAATGTGGATGCATCAAAATCTTGGTTCACTTCTGGAAGATACCTATCTTCACCTGAATCTGGCCAAGCTAATACAGCACCATATGGACTCTCCCCAGGATCTCCTAGAAGTTCTAATAATCATGACATACATCAGGAAAGTACTGGTGATATGCTGGATCTTGTTACCTTCGATCATGAGTTAAGTTATGGCAATGCAAAGTTAGCAAATGAAATTTCACCAGGGTTTAATGTGACTGGCAACATGGATGATATTTTGGCGCTGCCAAAGTCACAGGATTGGGCATGTAATTCAGGTGGTCAACTGATTCCTCAAACTGTCCATTTCCAGTCCACGGATCCGCTAAGCTGGCGTAACTCACCGATGACCCATATGACCCAGTTTGATGGGAGTGGAATGAACGCTCTGGAATTACTAGACTCTGATAAGAAGCCATATGTATTGGAAGATGACACACCTGAAATACTAAAGGACTCTTCTATACCACAAATTGGTGTTAAAGTGAACTCCCCGAATAAGAAGCGTGTTTCTCCACCTTATCGTCATTTGAATGAGATTGGTTCTAGTTCACCTGGAGGAGGCTTAAAAAGCGGCCGGAAATTCATATTGCGAGCTGTTCCTTCTTTCCCACCACTTTCCCCATGTATTCAATCCAAAAATGTTGCTGCTCATAGTACCAATAATTCTGAAAAGGATAGCAGCAGCAAATAA